In Topomyia yanbarensis strain Yona2022 chromosome 2, ASM3024719v1, whole genome shotgun sequence, one DNA window encodes the following:
- the LOC131686093 gene encoding 26S proteasome regulatory subunit 4 yields MGQNQSAGSGSDKKDDKDKKKKYEPPIPTRVGKKKRKAKGPDAAMKLPQVTPHTRCRLKLLKLERIKDYLLMEEEFIRNQERLKPQDEKNEEERSKVDDLRGTPMSVGNLEEIIDDNHAIVSTSVGSEHYVSILSFVDKDQLEPGCSVLLNHKVHAVVGVLGDDTDPMVTVMKLEKAPQETYADIGGLDTQIQEIKESVELPLTHPEYYEEMGIKPPKGVILYGPPGTGKTLLAKAVANQTSATFLRVVGSELIQKYLGDGPKLVRELFRVAEEHAPSIVFIDEIDAVGTKRYDSNSGGEREIQRTMLELLNQLDGFDSRGDVKVIMATNRIETLDPALIRPGRIDRKIEFPLPDEKTKRRIFNIHTARMTLAEDVNLSELIMAKDDLSGADIKAICTEAGLMALRERRMKVTNEDFKKSKESVLYRKKEGTPEGLYL; encoded by the exons ATG GGCCAAAATCAGTCGGCCGGAAGCGGCAGTGATAAAAAAGATGATAAAGATAAGAAGAAGAAGTATGAACCACCTATTCCCACCCGAGTTGGCAAGAAGAAGCGTAAAGCAAAGGGGCCAGATGCAGCAATGAAATTGCCGCAGGTTACTCCTCACACACGATGTCGTTTGAAATTACTAAAGTTGGAGCGGATTAAAGATTATTTGTTGATGGAGGAAGAATTCATCCGAAACCAAGAACGTCTAAAGCCTCAGGATGAAAAGAATGAAGAAGAACGTTCGAAGGTTGACGATCTACGAGGAACTCCAATGTCTGTTGGTAATCTGGAGGAAATCATTGACGATAATCACGCAATCGTGTCAACCTCGGTTGGTAGTGAGCACTATGTGAGCATCCTATCGTTTGTTGATAAGGACCAACTGGAACCTGGATGCTCAGTGCTTTTGAACCACAAAGTGCACGCCGTAGTGGGTGTTCTTGGAGATGATACCGATCCTATGGTTACAGTAATGAAGTTAGAAAAAGCGCCTCAGGAAACCTATGCCGATATTGGTGGATTAGATACGCAGATTCAAGAAATAAAGGAATCTGTAGAACTACCCCTTACGCATCCCGAGTATTATGAGGAGATGGGTATAAAGCCGCCGAAAGGTGTTATTCTCTATGGACCACCAGGTACAGGAAAAACTCTTTTAGCAAAAGCGGTTGCTAATCAAACTTCCGCAACTTTTCTACGTGTAGTAGGGTCTGAacttattcaaaaatatttgggtGATGGGCCTAAGCTCGTACGTGAGTTATTTCGTGTAGCGGAAGAACACGCTCCATCGATAGTTTTCATTGACGAAATTGATGCTGTCGGTACCAAACGATATGATTCGAATTCGGGCGGAGAACGAGAAATACAAAGGACTATGTTGGAATTGTTAAACCAGCTGGATGGGTTTGATTCACGTGGGGATGTAAAGGTGATTATGGCAACAAATCGAATCGAAACCCTCGATCCTGCATTGATTCGTCCGGGTCGCATTGATCGCAAGATCGAATTTCCTCTACCAGATGAAAAAACTAAACGTCGCATATTCAACATTCACACTGCCAGGATGACTTTGGCTGAAGATGTCAATTTGTCTGAGCTGATTATGGCCAAGGATGATCTGTCAGGTGCTGACATTAAAGCTATTTGTACTGAAGCTGGTTTGATGGCACTTCGCGAACGTCGCATGAAGGTTACTAATGAGGACTTTAAAAAATCGAAGGAAAGTGTTCTTTACCGTAAAAAGGAAGGCACACCTGAGGGGTTGTACTTGTAA
- the LOC131686091 gene encoding tubulin alpha-1A chain-like codes for MRECISVHIGQAGVQIGNACWELYCLEHGIQPDGQMPSDKTIGGGDDSFNTFFSETGSGKHVPRAVFVDLEPTVVDEVRTGTYRQLFHPEQLITGKEDAANNYARGHYTIGKEIVDIVLDRIRKLSDQCTGLQGFLVFHSFGGGTGSGFTSLLMERLSVDYGKKSKLEFSIYPAPQVSTAVVEPYNSILTTHTTLEHSDCAFMVDNEAIYDICRRNLDIERPTYTNLNRLIGQIVSSITASLRFDGALNVDLTEFQTNLVPYPRIHFPLATYAPVISSEKAYHEQLTVAEITNACFEPANQMVKCDPRHGKYMACCMLYRGDVVPKDVNAAIATIKTKRSIQFVDWCPTGFKVGINYQPPTVVPGGDLAKVQRAVCMLSNTTAIAEAWARLDHKFDLMYAKRAFVHWYVGEGMEEGEFSEAREDLAALEKDYEEVGVDSMEEVGEGDEY; via the exons ATG AGGGAGTGTATATCGGTTCACATTGGTCAGGCAGGAGTGCAAATTGGCAATGCTTGCTGGGAGTTATACTGCCTGGAACATGGAATACAACCGGACGGACAAATGCCGTCAGATAAAACTATCGGCGGTGGAGATGATTCATTCAATACGTTTTTCAGTGAAACCGGCTCCGGTAAACATGTGCCGCGAGCAGTTTTTGTAGATCTTGAGCCAACAGTTGTAG ATGAGGTTCGAACCGGAACCTATCGTCAGCTATTCCACCCAGAACAGCTCATAACAGGCAAGGAGGACGCCGCCAACAACTATGCCCGAGGACATTATACAATAGGGAAGGAAATAGTCGATATTGTTTTAGACCGTATCAGGAAACTTTCCGACCAATGCACGGGCCTACAAGGATTTCTTGTTTTCCATTCGTTTGGTGGTGGAACGGGAAGCGGTTTCACATCTTTACTTATGGAACGATTATCGGTTGACtacggaaaaaaatccaaacttgAGTTTTCCATCTACCCGGCGCCTCAG gTCTCGACGGCGGTAGTGGAGCCGTACAATTCCATTTTGACTACTCATACTACCTTGGAGCATTCGGATTGTGCGTTCATGGTCGATAATGAGGCTATTTATGATATTTGTCGTCGAAATCTAGATATTGAGCGCCCTACTTATACCAACCTAAATCGTTTGATTGGGCAAATAGTATCCTCAATCACCGCGTCACTTCGATTTGATGGGGCTCTGAACGTGGATCTTACTGAGTTTCAAACTAATCTGGTTCCTTATCCTCGCATCCATTTCCCATTGGCTACGTATGCTCCTGTAATATCATCAGAAAAAGCATATCATGAACAGTTGACCGTTGCCGAAATCACCAATGCATGTTTTGAGCCAGCAAATCAAATGGTGAAATGCGATCCTCGGCATGGAAAATATATGGCTTGCTGCATGCTTTACCGTGGAGATGTAGTACCGAAAGACGTTAATGCTGCTATTGCCACTATCAAAACTAAAAGGTCGATTCAATTCGTTGATTGGTGTCCAACTGGATTCAAGGTTGGCATTAACTACCAACCTCCGACTGTAGTTCCTGGTGGCGATTTAGCAAAGGTACAACGAGCTGTTTGTATGCTGTCCAACACAACAGCTATAGCTGAAGCTTGGGCCCGTTTGGATCATAAGTTTGATTTGATGTATGCCAAGAGG GCATTTGTTCATTGGTATGTAGGAGAAGGTATGGAAGAAGGAGAATTTTCCGAGGCTCGGGAAGATTTAGCGGCTCTAGAGAAAGATTACGAAGAGGTCGGAGTTGACTCAATGGAGGAAGTAGGCGAAGGCGATGAGTATTAA
- the LOC131686085 gene encoding aminopeptidase N yields MGCIYILLIGLLLHVTIPVHAWKQYRVRRSIDLSASNPLIPDTKLPSDLVPINYTLRIELNVEQLSFLGDVNISMTCTKRTNQINLHAHNDLQVDEVNLDVVQYTDNGETTAIKIRRVDRVPKKPLLVIYLHDDLAAGGVYEARIQFKGMIWENTEGLFQGKYNQLNGDNIQDHSYFATYFRPHNARRVFPCFDEPAYKVPFTVTIVRPKGFHTLFNTEVESTEIVAGNKEADRFKITPPISTFTLGFVVSDLVVIKYDDEQTNIHPVIRIWARKEFHESLKDASTKIKSIMDYLTNFWNASYPLSKLDVVALPNFASVKPADNWGLIVFKENELQQGYYGITQELVYQWLGSWITPFWWSDAHVNKAFAGFLSASTAIEIDKGLEFEGKWPMTILYSIYYEFSKRYPHSRITAMKQETTCSKTELVLRMLNYTLGEETFRKGLQKFIRHREYKTFVSNDIWEALTKQAHLDNKLCESATVNEIAESWVTKDRIPMVSVLRAYDKRSASVTQRLYLRERPHDVPEQDKMLWWIPLVVVRQDNLNFTNSSATKWMKNIREVTLENLPDSNNFIIVNPEEIGPFPVNYDAHNWNLLANYLLTAEGRAKIPVYTRAKLLHDAWNLAYAGDLSFATAFNMTLFMQYERNHLVWNPVFTLIDHIGRHIDMSAVHKKFEIYVRTLLTPLYEELVQDQLEGEAKWKTNLRSLAKTFLCRAGYKPCIEEAQAVFKNWMDSPEPDLGNPVANQYICPVFKWGTQEEWEFGLQRVINFPESRMQSERTYLLKTLAGCPIQASKINRLLNITVLDNNGNFTDNDISLIFKMLSGGSNGYMALFKFLQQNWDSIKLRFKDQEGLWDNLINSATGLFTTQEGYDMVSQLYVQRQGEFGTAEYIIEKSLKNIKEETKWSDENLPVIEGWLDNFLKQHKLSYEKFIG; encoded by the exons ATGGGATGTATTTACATCCTATTAATCGGTCTGTTACTACATGTAACTATTCCAGTACATGCGTGGAAGCag TACCGTGTTCGCCGTAGCATAGATTTATCAGCTAGCAATCCATTAATACCCGATACGAAATTACCATCTGATTTGGTTCCAATAAACTACACACTTCGAATAGAGCTCAATGTTGAGCAGTTATCATTCCTCGGCGATGTCAATATTTCGATGACATGCACTAAAAGAACAAACCAAATTAACCTTCACGCTCACAACGATTTGCAAGTCGATGAAGTAAATTTAGATGTGGTACAGTATACAGATAACGGTGAAACTACAGCCATTAAAATTCGTCGTGTTGATAGAGTACCTAAAAAGCCTCTACTTGTTATATATTTGCATGACGATCTTGCTGCTGGCGGTGTATATGAAGCACGGATACAGTTTAAAGGAATGATTTGGGAAAACACCGAAGGATTATTTCAAGGCAAATATAACCAGTTAAATGGAGATAATATTCAAGATCATTCTTATTTCGCTACATATTTTCGACCACATAATGCAAGACGAGTTTTCCCGTGCTTTGACGAACCAGCTTATAAAGTGCCATTCACAGTAACGATCGTTCGACCAAAAGGCTTCCATACCCTTTTCAACACGGAAGTTGAAAGTACGGAAATCGTAGCTGGCAATAAAGAGGCAGACAGGTTTAAAATAACTCCCCCAATTTCAACTTTTACGTTAGGATTTGTGGTATCCGATTTAGTCGTCATCAAATACGACGatgaacaaacaaatatccatccCGTTATAAGAATATGGGCTAGGAAGGAGTTTCACGAAAGTTTGAAGGATGcaagcacaaaaatcaaatccatCATGGATTATCTTACAAATTTCTGGAATGCTAGTTATCCATTGTCCAAATTGGACGTGGTAGCATTACCGAATTTTGCATCAGTCAAACCTGCGGATAATTGGGGACTAATTGTGTTCAA GGAAAATGAACTACAGCAAGGTTATTACGGCATCACGCAAGAATTAGTATACCAATGGCTGGGATCATGGATTACTCCA TTCTGGTGGAGCGATGCCCATGTCAATAAGGCTTTCGCCGGTTTTTTGTCTGCCTCAACTGCTATCGAAATTGACAAGGGATTAGAATTTGAAGGCAAATGGCCCATGACTATACTGTACTCAATTTACTATGAATTTAGTAAACGTTATCCTCATTCACGCATTACAGCCATGAAGCAGGAAACTACTTGTAGTAAAACTGAACTTGTGCTCCGTATGCTTAACTACACGCTTGGTGAGGAAACATTCCGCAAAGGTCTACAGAAATTTATTAGGCATCGCGAGTATAAAACATTTGTTAGTAACGATATATGGGAGGCACTCACCAAACAAGCTCATTTGGATAACAAGCTATGCGAATCGGCGACTGTTAATGAAATTGCTGAATCATGGGTTACCAAAGATCGCATACCAATGGTGAGCGTTTTAAGAGCATATGACAAGCGATCAGCAAGTGTTACCCAAAGATTATATTTGCGCGAACGTCCGCATGATGTTCCAGAACAAGATAAGATGTTATGGTGGATTCCTCTTGTAGTAGTTAGACAAGATAacttaaattttacaaattcaaGTGCTACAAAATGGATGAAAAATATAAGAGAAGTTACATTGGAGAATCTTCCAGACTCGAACAACTTCATTATAGTCAACCCGGAAGAAATTGGTCCATTCCCTGTTAATTATGACGCACATAACTGGAATTTACTTGCAAACTATCTACTAACAGCTGAAGGTCGTGCAAAAATACCGGTTTATACCAG AGCCAAATTGCTTCATGACGCTTGGAATTTAGCGTATGCAGGAGACCTCAGTTTTGCAACAGCCTTCAATATGACTTTGTTCATGCAGTACGAACGAAATCACCTGGTTTGGAATCCTGTCTTTACCTTAATTGATCATATTGGCAGACATATTGATATGTCAGCAGTACACAAAAAGTTTGAAATTTATGTACGAACTTTACTTACACCATTGTATGAAGAACTAGTTCAAGATCAGCTGGAAGGAGAGGCAAAATGGAAAACCAATCTTAGGTCATTGGCTAAAACCTTTCTCTGTAGAGCTGGATACAAACCCTGCATTGAAGAAGCCCAAGCAGTATTCAAAAACTGGATGGATAGTCCTGAACCAGACCTTGGAAATCC AGTAGCCAACCAGTACATCTGTCCTGTGTTCAAATGGGGCACTCAGGAAGAATGGGAATTTGGATTACAACGAGTCATCAACTTCCCCGAGTCTAGAATGCAAAGCGAGAGAACATATCTGTTAAAAACATTGGCCGGATGTCCCATTCAGGCGTCGAAAATAAATCGGTTACTAAACATTACTGTGTTGGACAACAATGGAAATTTCACCGATAACGACATTAGCTTGATATTCAAAATGCTCTCTGGTGGATCCAACGGATATATGGCACTATTTAAATTCCTGCAGCAAAATTGGGATTCCATAAAATTACG GTTCAAGGATCAAGAAGGGTTATGGGATAATTTAATAAACTCGGCGACAGGTCTTTTCACCACTCAAGAAGGTTATGATATGGTCTCTCAATTATACGTACAACGACAGGGAGAGTTTGGAACAGCTGAATATATAATTGAAAAATCTTTGAAGAACATAAAGGAGGAAACAAAATGGAGTGATGAAAACCTACCTGTGATCGAAGGgtggttagataattttttgaagcaGCATAAACTAAGCTACGAAAAGTTTATCGGATAA